The following nucleotide sequence is from Mangifera indica cultivar Alphonso chromosome 17, CATAS_Mindica_2.1, whole genome shotgun sequence.
TGaatctcatattaaaaagtatgtatTTTTAGTGTAAAATTTATATGAGTCTAGAAGTATAGGTTTTCATGATTTGGTGTAACAGTCATCGCTATGGCTCCCAGTATCAGAGCCATTTCAGGAACACTATGTAAAACTGATCACTTTCTGTGGCAAAAGTATGCGATATAGACCAGAAAGTAGAAAGGTAAATTACCAAGAAGAATTGAGAGTAATAAGCGGGTTAATTGTTGGTTTGACAAGAGTAAAAGGAGTCGTAAATATTTGTTCAATTGTAGTCCCGCGAATGCACAGATATGCTACTTTTTTCTGTATAATGTTCACATAGGAGATGGCATAGCAAGTCAAGGAAGCCAAAAGAAACAGTTGTAATTGTACCCCATTCATTAATTTGGTAGGTTTAGGGTGTTTTAAGGAAGAAGTTGGTGATTTCGTTTACCTTTAATTTGTTGACTTCCTTCGCCGACAGTAACCTTTTCTCTTCATCTCTTTATATCTTCATCATCTCTGAGCCATTCTGTACTTCAATTCACTCATCATCTGTATACTTTTCTGAGCCTTCTTGTATTTATACTTTTCTGTCTTCTCACAATTCATCTCTCTCTTCAAAATGGTGCAATCAAAGAAGTTTAGAGGTGTCAGGCAACGCCACTGGGGCTCCTGGGTTTCTGAGATTCGCCACCCACTGTTGTAAGCTCAATCAACCCATCTACATTGCTCTATGAGCTTACAAATGATTCTTTcttcatcaaaaaattttatccttttagtttttttttttttttataattttagtttcttGTCGCACGCGTTTGTTATAGGAAGAAAAGAGTGTGGCTGGGCACATTCGAGACAGCAGAAGAAGCTGCAAGAGTTTACGATCAAGCTGCAATCTTAATGAGTGGACGAAATGCGAAAACAAATTTCCCAATAACACAAACTCCAACAGGGGACCCAAAACCCAGTGAAAATTCAAACTCGGCAACTCCAAATGATTTCTCAGAACTTCTGCACGCCAAGCTTCGTAAATGCAGCAAGGCGCCATCGCCTTCTATGACTTGTCTGAGGCTAGACACAGAGAATTCTCACATAGGACTGTGGCAAAAGCGGGCAGGCCAACGCTGTGAATCGAATTGGGTGATGACTCTCCATCTTGGAAAGAATAATAATTCAGATGATGTTGCACGAAACGCATTGCCTTTGAGCGCTGAGCCCCAAGAGCAGCCACGGATTGAACTCAAGGCAGAAATGGATGAAGAAGAGAGAATAGCACTGCAAATGATAGAGGAGCTTCTTAATCTCAATTGTCCTAACCCTTCATTTGGGGTGGAAGACGGTGGATTATATCTCTAGCACTTTCATGCTTTATGAGATACTAAATTATAAGGCTGTTGATTTACCTGTCCAACAAATACCAACGATTGTTTGgctataagaataaaaaaaattattgggcTGCATGTGACTTTCTATTTTTAATCTGTTTGTATTTACTATTTAAGTATACGCTATGTATACAGTGAGCGAAAGAGAATGGCTTCTTTGGGTATTACAATATCAGTGCACCATTTTTTTTAAGCTTCATGAATGGATCTCCAATCAGCCGGCTTATTCCACAATAgacattttcatttcttctttgtttcttcaTAGCTACCCGCGGATCGTGGAAGTTGGTTCATGATGTTCTTGTTCCAGgcattttttcctttctcaaattttcaaatcctGGATTAGCAGCCCTAATTACGTACGTAAAGTTTGTATATAAGAGCTAAACTcgaaagtataaaaaaattattaacttcaCAGTTACAGAGATTTTGAAAGTTTCCTTTCAGTGAACTATGAGATACCGATAGATCATGCAAGATAGTAAATTATGCTATATTATGAGAAGAACAAGCTAGTTCTTATAGAGTTGAAGTTGAGGGGCA
It contains:
- the LOC123201007 gene encoding ethylene-responsive transcription factor WIN1-like produces the protein MVQSKKFRGVRQRHWGSWVSEIRHPLLKKRVWLGTFETAEEAARVYDQAAILMSGRNAKTNFPITQTPTGDPKPSENSNSATPNDFSELLHAKLRKCSKAPSPSMTCLRLDTENSHIGLWQKRAGQRCESNWVMTLHLGKNNNSDDVARNALPLSAEPQEQPRIELKAEMDEEERIALQMIEELLNLNCPNPSFGVEDGGLYL